In the genome of Paenibacillus sp. FSL R5-0766, one region contains:
- a CDS encoding NucA/NucB deoxyribonuclease domain-containing protein: MSKRRTRRKRKGMQGFKKQVLTLVAMLLVALYAWAGGEWPEEIPNPFVGTNKSVDHTITFPSERYPETANHIKAAIKAGHSDVCTIDRNGAEGNRDLSLKGVPVKKGKDRDEWPMAMCAEGGTGADIQYITPKDNRGAGSWVGNQLSTYPDGTRVKFVVK; this comes from the coding sequence ATGAGTAAGAGACGCACAAGAAGAAAACGTAAAGGCATGCAAGGTTTCAAAAAGCAGGTTCTGACGCTGGTAGCGATGCTGCTGGTAGCCCTCTATGCCTGGGCAGGGGGCGAATGGCCGGAGGAGATACCTAATCCATTCGTAGGGACTAATAAGAGTGTAGACCATACCATTACGTTCCCTTCAGAGCGTTATCCCGAAACGGCCAACCATATTAAAGCTGCTATCAAGGCAGGGCATTCGGATGTATGCACCATTGATCGTAATGGAGCGGAAGGCAATCGGGATTTATCCCTTAAAGGTGTTCCGGTCAAAAAAGGTAAGGATCGTGACGAGTGGCCCATGGCGATGTGCGCTGAGGGAGGAACAGGTGCAGATATCCAGTACATTACCCCGAAAGATAATCGTGGTGCAGGTTCATGGGTAGGGAATCAGTTAAGTACATATCCGGATGGAACACGAGTGAAGTTTGTAGTGAAGTAA
- a CDS encoding helix-turn-helix transcriptional regulator — translation MNNINQEVGKKIRNFRKWRGLTIQQLADQIFKSKGTLSKYESGDITLDLVTLHHIANALNIQVEQLLYQEPRHASPLMNAVPSSFFKNSTRFYSYFYDGRNNSLIRCVIDMMAQSDANRYRTVMYMNVKDFENYQECENMYWGHTEHYDTLTTLILKNQATPLENLYINILASFQESEKKWGLMAGVSFRPFMPIALKMLFSRTPLPENQELYNELKISKEDLRTLKIYNMLAVT, via the coding sequence ATGAACAATATCAATCAGGAAGTTGGCAAGAAAATACGAAACTTTCGGAAGTGGCGTGGACTGACCATTCAACAGCTTGCAGATCAGATCTTCAAGAGCAAGGGTACGCTGTCCAAATATGAGAGCGGAGATATTACACTTGATCTGGTCACGTTACATCATATTGCGAACGCGCTCAATATTCAGGTGGAGCAACTCTTATACCAGGAGCCAAGACATGCTTCTCCCCTGATGAATGCGGTCCCGTCCAGCTTTTTCAAGAACTCCACTCGTTTCTATTCCTACTTCTATGACGGGCGCAACAACAGTCTCATTCGTTGTGTCATTGACATGATGGCTCAATCGGATGCCAACCGTTATCGCACCGTGATGTATATGAATGTGAAGGACTTTGAGAACTATCAAGAGTGCGAGAATATGTATTGGGGCCACACCGAGCATTATGACACTCTCACCACCCTGATTTTGAAAAATCAGGCCACGCCGCTGGAGAACCTATATATTAATATTTTGGCGTCTTTTCAGGAATCGGAGAAAAAGTGGGGACTGATGGCGGGTGTCTCCTTCAGACCTTTCATGCCGATCGCGCTAAAAATGTTATTCTCCAGAACCCCGCTGCCCGAGAATCAGGAGTTATATAATGAATTAAAAATCTCAAAGGAAGATCTTCGGACCTTGAAAATATACAACATGCTCGCTGTCACTTGA
- a CDS encoding MFS transporter has translation MNIAFYPYWAAKTLLSLINVIYIMVITTYIYGLTGSVLSAAIFPLIQIVARTIAGFTLPLLVNRFPFSRLLISISITKTFIMTCIAISLNHLISQLPLLLIGVVILSFLDGWETPLLKTLTPRLVQGEDLIKANSLLSFSNQTVTIVGYAMTGFAVMNWGASQTFWAAISLSWAVLIFMIAMGSLTRNVEQPQRSAVSRNVLREGWSMLWNNPSLRLITLMDIAQTLAGSIWIGAVTLAFAKEALGRGEGWWGLMNSSYAAGTMLGGILALALAKRIQKHLIASMTMGSLLFSLLTVVYGLNNLPWLALVLCILMGPVNQIRDVAQQTALQNSVPVESLTKVYTTHGVLISTVMSVSIVILGLVADQLGVRWVYLIGGALFIVSAICSLSLSRVHRNHPITKHTKNM, from the coding sequence ATGAACATCGCATTTTATCCGTACTGGGCCGCCAAAACGCTGCTCTCGCTTATTAATGTCATATATATCATGGTCATTACTACGTATATATACGGTCTCACTGGATCGGTACTCTCTGCTGCCATTTTTCCACTTATTCAGATTGTTGCACGCACAATAGCAGGTTTCACTTTGCCATTACTTGTGAACCGTTTCCCATTCTCCAGACTATTGATCAGCATTTCCATAACCAAAACATTCATCATGACCTGTATAGCCATTTCGTTGAATCACTTGATTTCACAATTGCCGCTTCTATTGATCGGAGTGGTCATACTATCCTTTTTGGACGGATGGGAAACTCCGTTACTGAAGACTTTAACGCCACGATTGGTTCAAGGTGAAGACCTTATAAAAGCAAATAGCCTGCTATCTTTCTCCAATCAGACTGTAACCATTGTCGGTTATGCCATGACGGGATTCGCCGTGATGAACTGGGGGGCGTCACAGACATTCTGGGCAGCTATAAGCCTGTCTTGGGCCGTTCTGATCTTCATGATTGCCATGGGCTCGCTCACACGGAATGTAGAACAACCTCAGAGATCTGCTGTATCGCGGAATGTATTGAGAGAAGGCTGGAGTATGCTTTGGAACAATCCATCATTACGACTGATTACGCTTATGGACATTGCCCAGACTCTGGCGGGTTCCATCTGGATCGGAGCTGTTACGCTGGCCTTTGCAAAAGAAGCTCTGGGACGAGGAGAAGGTTGGTGGGGACTTATGAACTCGAGTTACGCTGCCGGAACCATGCTTGGAGGTATTCTGGCTCTTGCACTGGCCAAACGTATTCAGAAGCATCTAATCGCTAGTATGACCATGGGTTCTCTTCTCTTCAGCCTGCTGACCGTCGTTTATGGTCTAAACAACCTGCCCTGGCTCGCTCTAGTGTTATGCATACTCATGGGTCCAGTTAATCAGATTCGTGATGTGGCTCAGCAGACAGCGCTTCAGAACAGTGTACCTGTCGAATCTCTTACCAAGGTATACACCACTCATGGCGTCCTGATATCCACGGTTATGAGTGTATCCATAGTTATCTTGGGTCTAGTCGCAGATCAACTGGGCGTTCGTTGGGTATATCTTATCGGTGGAGCCTTGTTTATTGTGTCTGCGATATGCTCATTATCCTTGAGCAGGGTTCACAGGAACCATCCCATTACTAAACATACGAAAAATATGTAA
- a CDS encoding insulinase family protein produces the protein MLKQLKPYKVLQERRIEELKSDAYLLEHQKSGAKIVLLSNQDDNKVFSIGFRTPPEDDTGVAHILEHSVLCGSKKFPAKDSFVELLKGSLNTFLNAMTYPDKTIYPIASRNDHDFHNLMDIYLDAVLNTNIYENEKIFLQEGWNYNLTSADDELTYNGVVYNEMKGAFSSPERMVRREVLNSLFPDTTYSSESGGFPEAILDLTYQGLLDFHTRYYHPSNSYIYLYGDMDMEEKLQWLDENYLSAYDRIEIDSAIQLQPAFAERVDTVKTYSAGSTESEVDNSFLTYNAVIGTSLDKELNISFQILLYALLNAPGAVLKQALLDKGIAKDVYGSYDDSLYQPVFTVGLKKSNLSSKEDFLGTVKEVLERVVKEGFDPKALLAGINSYEFNHREADYGRMPKGLIYGFSSLQSWLYDEDAPFTHLEANDVFAELRTKMNEGYFEQLIEKYILQNTHTSFVALTPDKGLNSRKEEALKERLKTIQAGLSEEEVQTLIQKTEALAEYQNTPSTKEQQQVIPTLSIEDIEPKASTLHQTVNQVDGTTILHHNLYTNGIGYLRLLFDIKEVPRHLLSYAGLLKNVLGYVDTQNYSFNELSNEIHIHSGGIHSGIGSYANAHKHNEFKATYEFNAKVLYDKLGFAFDMIKEIVFTSRFDNSKRLYEIISQMKGNLQRNLINSGHSAGIGRSSSKHSAVADFREAVSGIAFYQWLEDLQANFEARKEELSSRLQELTGYIFRPENLLVSYTADEQGYEGLEQQVSDLKAKLFTHEVAKEAFSFSPATHKEGFRSPSEVQYVVQTGNYIDKGYQYTGSLRVLQGILSLDYLWTNIRAKGGAYGCMSGFRRNGDSYVASYRDPNLDKTYKVYEEIPQYLTDFRADEREMTRYIIGAIQDLDTPRTPYGEGAFSLECYLSNVTEADLQQERDEVLSTKESDIIGFAELLSAILEQQQRCVIGNENKIEEQKQMFDETLDLIKN, from the coding sequence ATGTTGAAACAGCTTAAGCCATACAAGGTGTTACAGGAGCGCAGAATCGAAGAACTGAAATCGGATGCGTATCTGCTTGAACACCAGAAATCCGGGGCCAAAATTGTACTTTTGTCCAATCAGGACGACAACAAAGTATTCAGTATCGGTTTCCGCACACCTCCGGAAGATGATACAGGGGTAGCCCATATCCTCGAACACTCCGTGCTCTGCGGGTCCAAGAAATTTCCGGCCAAGGATTCTTTTGTTGAGTTGCTGAAAGGTTCATTGAATACATTCCTTAACGCCATGACGTATCCCGATAAGACGATCTATCCGATCGCGAGTCGTAATGATCATGACTTCCATAACCTGATGGACATATATCTGGATGCGGTATTAAATACAAATATTTATGAGAATGAAAAGATATTTCTACAAGAGGGCTGGAACTACAACCTGACCTCTGCAGATGATGAGTTAACTTACAACGGAGTTGTATATAACGAGATGAAGGGTGCCTTTTCTTCACCGGAACGAATGGTGCGCAGAGAAGTGCTGAACTCCCTTTTCCCGGATACCACATACTCCTCCGAGTCTGGCGGATTCCCGGAAGCTATCCTGGATCTGACCTATCAGGGGCTGCTGGATTTCCACACGAGATACTATCACCCATCCAACAGTTACATCTATCTCTACGGGGATATGGATATGGAAGAGAAGCTGCAATGGCTGGATGAAAACTACCTGAGTGCATATGATCGAATCGAGATTGATTCGGCCATTCAACTTCAACCTGCTTTTGCAGAACGGGTGGACACAGTTAAGACTTACTCTGCGGGAAGTACGGAATCGGAAGTCGATAACAGCTTCTTGACCTACAATGCGGTGATCGGCACAAGTCTGGACAAGGAACTGAACATTTCGTTCCAAATTTTGTTATACGCACTGCTGAACGCTCCGGGAGCGGTATTGAAACAGGCTTTGCTGGATAAAGGAATCGCGAAGGACGTCTACGGTTCGTATGATGACAGCCTGTATCAACCTGTATTCACTGTGGGATTGAAGAAGAGCAATCTGTCTAGCAAAGAGGATTTCCTGGGAACGGTCAAAGAAGTGCTCGAGCGTGTGGTAAAAGAAGGTTTTGATCCTAAAGCGCTGCTTGCTGGAATTAACTCGTATGAGTTCAATCACAGAGAAGCGGACTATGGCAGAATGCCGAAAGGCCTGATCTACGGATTCTCCTCCCTGCAAAGTTGGTTGTACGATGAAGATGCACCTTTCACCCATTTAGAGGCCAATGACGTATTTGCTGAACTGCGGACAAAAATGAACGAAGGTTACTTCGAGCAACTCATTGAGAAGTATATATTGCAAAACACACATACTTCCTTTGTAGCGCTTACCCCGGATAAGGGGCTGAACTCACGCAAGGAGGAAGCGTTGAAAGAACGTCTGAAAACCATTCAGGCCGGTCTTAGTGAGGAAGAAGTCCAGACGTTGATTCAGAAAACGGAAGCACTCGCCGAGTATCAGAATACACCTTCAACCAAAGAGCAGCAGCAGGTTATTCCGACGTTATCGATTGAAGATATTGAACCGAAGGCCTCTACCTTGCATCAAACGGTGAACCAGGTCGATGGCACAACCATCCTTCATCATAACCTTTACACCAACGGAATTGGTTATCTGAGACTGCTGTTTGATATCAAAGAAGTGCCACGTCATCTCCTGTCGTATGCAGGATTGCTCAAGAATGTATTGGGTTACGTGGACACTCAAAACTACTCGTTCAATGAACTGTCCAATGAAATCCATATCCATTCAGGTGGTATTCATAGCGGGATTGGATCTTATGCTAATGCGCATAAGCACAATGAATTCAAGGCGACCTATGAGTTCAACGCAAAAGTGTTGTATGACAAGCTTGGCTTTGCCTTTGATATGATCAAAGAAATTGTGTTCACATCCCGATTCGATAATTCGAAGCGGTTATATGAGATCATCTCTCAGATGAAAGGTAATCTGCAACGTAATCTGATCAATAGCGGACACTCTGCGGGAATTGGTCGGTCTTCGTCCAAACATTCAGCGGTTGCGGATTTCAGAGAAGCTGTGAGTGGTATCGCGTTTTACCAGTGGTTAGAGGATCTTCAGGCGAATTTTGAGGCTAGAAAAGAAGAGTTATCTTCCCGTCTGCAAGAGTTGACTGGGTATATTTTCAGACCAGAGAACTTGCTTGTCAGTTATACTGCCGATGAGCAGGGATATGAAGGACTGGAACAACAGGTATCTGATCTAAAAGCGAAGCTGTTCACACATGAGGTTGCCAAGGAAGCATTCTCCTTCTCACCTGCAACTCATAAGGAAGGATTCCGATCCCCTTCGGAGGTGCAGTACGTGGTGCAAACGGGCAATTATATCGACAAAGGATATCAATACACCGGTTCACTACGGGTCTTGCAGGGAATCCTGTCTCTGGATTACTTGTGGACCAATATCCGCGCCAAAGGCGGAGCCTATGGTTGCATGTCAGGCTTTAGACGCAATGGAGACAGTTACGTTGCATCGTATCGTGATCCTAATCTCGATAAAACGTACAAAGTATATGAAGAGATACCGCAATATTTGACCGATTTCCGGGCAGACGAGCGGGAAATGACGCGTTATATCATTGGTGCGATTCAGGATCTTGATACGCCGAGAACGCCTTATGGAGAAGGAGCTTTCTCCCTGGAGTGTTATCTGTCAAATGTGACTGAAGCGGATCTGCAACAGGAACGTGACGAAGTGTTAAGCACGAAGGAAAGCGACATTATCGGTTTTGCTGAGCTTTTATCGGCTATACTTGAACAACAACAGCGCTGTGTGATCGGTAATGAGAACAAGATTGAGGAACAGAAGCAAATGTTTGACGAGACGCTGGATTTAATTAAAAACTAA
- a CDS encoding DUF6199 family natural product biosynthesis protein, with amino-acid sequence MRTLFFIFMVLCIINLCFPKFGWYLRYGWISRGEAEPSRPYMTMVRTTSLLMLLIAFTLAMA; translated from the coding sequence ATGAGAACCCTCTTTTTTATATTCATGGTACTCTGTATCATCAATCTCTGTTTCCCAAAATTCGGCTGGTATCTGCGCTATGGCTGGATTTCCCGGGGCGAAGCCGAACCCAGCAGGCCATATATGACCATGGTCAGAACGACCAGCCTGCTGATGTTACTTATCGCCTTCACACTCGCTATGGCATGA
- a CDS encoding ATP-binding protein — protein sequence MSQHNQLPLQWEFIISKVKSSVTVVDATLPELPLMYVNEHFTRLTGYTYEESVGLNCRFLQGQDTDSETVMQIRDALKKQQSIKIDILNYTKSGQKFWNELNIDPIFNESGECLYFVGIQYDISERKYAEQQLKFATSMAEMNSRGQLEFIGKLNHELRTPLNGIMGMIELAGMGETTDEQKEYLELARQSGEALLNIINNSLDMAKLGRGKMDVENIEFQPLKLIQQIVKTHEPAARNKHIRLLCHADLNVPDVLIGDPLRLRQVLDNLLSNAIKFTEQGEVLLQVDVGQQLMDTVVLVFSVRDTGIGIPQHQIEQLFDAFTQTDISHARRFGGSGLGLTICKELLELMNGQISVESTEGKGTQFEVILPLLRQQAIPNVG from the coding sequence ATGAGCCAACATAATCAACTCCCATTACAATGGGAATTTATCATCTCGAAAGTGAAATCCTCCGTGACGGTGGTCGATGCTACCTTGCCTGAGCTTCCGCTCATGTATGTAAACGAACACTTTACCCGGCTGACAGGATACACGTATGAAGAGTCTGTCGGACTCAATTGCCGATTTTTGCAAGGGCAGGATACAGACTCCGAAACGGTAATGCAGATCCGTGATGCATTAAAGAAACAACAATCCATTAAGATTGATATTTTAAATTATACAAAAAGTGGTCAGAAGTTCTGGAACGAACTGAATATTGATCCGATCTTTAATGAATCCGGAGAGTGTTTATATTTTGTAGGCATTCAATACGATATTTCAGAACGAAAGTATGCTGAACAGCAATTGAAGTTTGCCACTTCCATGGCTGAGATGAACAGCAGAGGGCAATTGGAATTCATCGGCAAGCTGAATCACGAGCTTCGTACCCCGCTTAACGGCATTATGGGCATGATCGAACTTGCCGGTATGGGTGAAACTACGGATGAACAGAAAGAATATCTGGAGTTAGCACGTCAATCAGGTGAGGCGCTACTTAATATCATTAACAATAGCCTGGATATGGCGAAACTGGGCAGAGGCAAAATGGATGTTGAAAACATTGAGTTTCAACCTCTGAAGCTGATTCAACAGATTGTAAAGACACATGAGCCTGCGGCACGGAATAAACACATACGTCTGCTCTGTCATGCTGATCTGAATGTTCCTGATGTGCTTATCGGTGATCCGCTAAGACTTCGGCAGGTACTGGATAATTTACTGAGTAATGCGATCAAGTTTACAGAACAAGGTGAAGTGCTGTTACAGGTGGATGTGGGGCAACAACTGATGGATACCGTTGTATTGGTATTCTCTGTGCGTGATACGGGGATTGGCATTCCTCAGCATCAGATCGAACAATTGTTTGATGCATTTACTCAGACCGACATCTCCCATGCGCGCCGATTTGGTGGAAGCGGTCTTGGTCTGACCATCTGCAAAGAACTGCTGGAACTGATGAATGGTCAGATTTCGGTGGAGAGTACAGAGGGGAAAGGCACACAGTTTGAGGTGATACTGCCCTTGCTGCGCCAACAGGCCATTCCCAATGTAGGATAA
- a CDS encoding general stress protein: MTKLIIGLARTENEAILMLNKVKEEGIKDKYLGAVAKEQLNLELVSEKTGLPKPLKGAGTDGAFGALKGILAGLGKRMDQTMSIGNAVRRLAGNEIGSETDDLVLTLTEAGISEEDARYYEDWLLKDHILVIVECSEEEAARVRPILLF, encoded by the coding sequence ATGACAAAATTGATCATTGGGCTGGCCCGTACCGAGAACGAGGCTATATTGATGCTGAATAAGGTCAAAGAGGAAGGGATCAAGGATAAATATTTAGGAGCGGTGGCGAAGGAGCAGCTTAATCTGGAGCTGGTGAGCGAAAAGACGGGGCTGCCCAAACCTTTGAAGGGTGCCGGAACAGATGGTGCCTTTGGCGCTCTGAAAGGCATATTGGCTGGTCTGGGGAAGCGAATGGATCAGACGATGTCGATCGGAAATGCAGTGCGCAGACTCGCTGGTAATGAGATTGGGAGTGAGACCGATGATTTGGTGCTTACACTGACTGAAGCGGGAATCTCGGAGGAGGATGCGCGGTATTACGAAGATTGGCTGTTAAAGGACCATATCTTGGTTATCGTGGAGTGCAGTGAGGAAGAAGCTGCTCGTGTTCGACCTATTTTACTTTTTTAG
- a CDS encoding DUF1904 family protein gives MPFIRFKGFTGPQLEEVVPQITEQMALITHIPMERMKAERHDVQALTPSPASIEILMFQRDQEIHNRIASSVQAILEEAYMPDVHIFFNILSPNLYYKKGRPLTDYRLD, from the coding sequence ATGCCGTTTATTCGCTTTAAAGGATTCACAGGTCCTCAGCTAGAGGAAGTTGTACCCCAAATTACAGAGCAGATGGCCCTAATTACTCATATTCCAATGGAGAGAATGAAGGCAGAGCGTCATGATGTACAAGCGCTAACACCTTCTCCGGCTTCTATAGAGATTCTGATGTTTCAACGTGACCAGGAGATTCATAATCGGATTGCATCGTCGGTACAAGCTATTTTGGAAGAAGCATACATGCCGGATGTGCATATTTTCTTCAATATATTGTCACCTAATTTGTATTATAAAAAAGGCAGGCCGCTGACAGATTATCGATTGGATTGA